The genomic region GGTCCAAGCGGTAGGCGCTGGAGTTGTCGACCACGATGACGCCGGCCTCCACGAAGCGCGGCGCCAGCGCGCGCGACGCGGTGGCGCCCGCGGAGAAGAGCGCGATGTCGAGACCGGTGGGGTCGGCGGTCTCGGAGTCCTCGACCACGACCTCGGTGCCGGCGAAGTCGAGCACCTTGCCGGCCGAGCGGGCCGAGGCGAAGAAGCGGATCTCCTCGACCGGGAAGTCGCGCTCGGCCAGGATCTGGCGCATGGCGACGCCCACCTGGCCGGTGGCGCCGACCACGCCGATGCGCAGCCCGCTCATCGGCCGGTCCCGCCGTACACGACCGCCTCGACCTCGTCGGCGTCGAGGTCGAACGCCGTGTGGGTCGCGGCCACCGCGGCGTCGACGTCCTCGTCGGCGACCACCACGCTGATGCGGATCTCGGAGGTGGAGATCATGCCCAGGTTGACCCCGGCCTCGGCGATCGCCGAGAAGAACTTCGCCGTCACTCCCGGGTGGCTGCGCATGCCCGCGCCGATGAGCGAGACCTTGCCGACCTTGTCGTCGTAGAGCAGCGTCTCGAAGCCGATCTCCTCCTGCAGCCCCGCCAGCGTCGTCATGGCGGTCTGGCCGTCGGTGCGCGGCAGGGTGAAGGAGATGTCGGTCAGGTTGGTCGAGGCCGCCGACACGTTCTGGACGATCATGTCGAGGTTGATCTGGGCCTCGGCCAGCGCGGCGAAGATGCGTGCCGCCTCGCCGACCTTGTCGGGCACACCGGTGACGGTGATCTTGGCCTCGCTGCGGTCGTGCGCGACGCCGGCGATGATGGCTTGCTCCATGGTGCCCTCCTCGGGCGCGGGGTCCTCGATGCTGCCGGAGACGATGGTGCCGTCGAGCTGGCTGAACGAGGAACGGACGTGGATCGGGATGTCGAAGCGACGCGCGTACTCCACGCAGCGCAGGTGCAGGATCTTGGCCCCGCTGGCAGCCAGCTCGAGCATCTCCTCGTAGGTGACGCGGTCGAGCTTGCGGGCGCTGGGGACGATGCGCGGGTCGGCGGTGAAGACGCCGTCGACGTCGGTGTAGATCTCGCAGACGTCGGCCTCGAGGGCCGCCGCCAGCGCGACCGCGGTGGTGTCGGTGCCGCCGCGCCCCAGGGTGGTGATCTCCTTGGTGTCCTGGGAGACGCCCTGGAAGCCGGCGACGATGACGATGTGGCCCTCGTCGATGGCGGTGCGGATGCGGCCCGGGGTGACGTCGATGATCTTGGCCTTGCCGTGCACCGAGTCGGTGATC from Nocardioides salarius harbors:
- a CDS encoding aspartate kinase, coding for MGIVVQKYGGSSVADAAAVKRVARRIVEAKKAGNDVVVAVSAMGDTTDDLLEKAQAVSPLPPARELDMLLTAGERISMALVAMAISDLGYSARSFTGSQAGVITDSVHGKAKIIDVTPGRIRTAIDEGHIVIVAGFQGVSQDTKEITTLGRGGTDTTAVALAAALEADVCEIYTDVDGVFTADPRIVPSARKLDRVTYEEMLELAASGAKILHLRCVEYARRFDIPIHVRSSFSQLDGTIVSGSIEDPAPEEGTMEQAIIAGVAHDRSEAKITVTGVPDKVGEAARIFAALAEAQINLDMIVQNVSAASTNLTDISFTLPRTDGQTAMTTLAGLQEEIGFETLLYDDKVGKVSLIGAGMRSHPGVTAKFFSAIAEAGVNLGMISTSEIRISVVVADEDVDAAVAATHTAFDLDADEVEAVVYGGTGR